A window of the Gasterosteus aculeatus chromosome 21, fGasAcu3.hap1.1, whole genome shotgun sequence genome harbors these coding sequences:
- the LOC120811659 gene encoding phosphoenolpyruvate carboxykinase [GTP], mitochondrial: MSCLLLGVIRRHGGVRASVGVRSLASIPSLPPAVADFVRRAADECKPARVHVVTGTPQETANILAGLEIEGMVKKLPKYENCWLARTDPKDVARVESKTVIVTKSQRDTVPIPAGGAKSQLGSWMSESDWQAARQERFPGCMAGRTMYVIPFSMGPVGSPLTKYGVQVTDSAYVVASMGTMTRMGTPVLNKLSEGAEFVRCQHSVGRPLPLKAPLVNSWPCNPEKVLISHLPDTRQIMSFGSGYGGNSLLGKKCFALRIASRIAKDEGWLAEHMLILGITNPQGVKRYVAAAFPSACGKTNLAMMKPALPGWKVECVGDDIAWMKFDSQGKLRAINPENGFFGVAPGTSNKTNPYAMATIAKNTVFTNVGETSDGGVWWEGLDPPPAGVTLTDWHGKTWQKGSSTQCAHPNSRFCAPAAQCPIIDPQWESAEGVPIDAIIFGGRRPEGVPLVYESFNWQHGVFIGASMRSEATAAAEHQGKVIMHDPFAMRPFFGYNFGDYLAHWLSMQTRKAPTHLPKIFHVNWFRKNPANGAFLWPGFGENARALEWIFKRCGREREEEAAKRSIIGWLPEDGAIDTKGLGSDVDMGALFDVPRSFWQKETKELRAYFSQQVGADLPAQVEAELKALEERVHK; encoded by the exons ATGTCGTGCTTGTTGCTGGGAGTAATACGGAG GCATGGCGGTGTCAGGGCAAGTGTCGGCGTGCGGTCTCTGGCATCCATCCCCTCGCTGCCCCCGGCGGTGGCAGATTTTGTGAGGCGAGCGGCGGATGAGTGCAAGCCGGCCAGGGTGCACGTGGTGACGGGCACGCCGCAGGAAACGGCCAACATCCTGGCCGGTCTGGAGATCGAGGGGATGGTCAAGAAGCTTCCGAAATACGAGAACTG CTGGCTGGCACGTACCGACCCAAAGGACGTGGCTCGGGTGGAGAGCAAGACCGTGATCGTGACCAAGAGCCAGAGGGACACCGTGCCCATTCCCGCCGGAGGGGCGAAGAGCCAGCTGGGCAGCTGGATGAGCGAGTCCGACTGGCAGGCGGCCAGACAGGAGCGCTTCCCGGGCTGCATGGCAG GTCGGACCATGTATGTGATTCCCTTCAGTATGGGTCCTGTGGGCTCGCCTCTGACCAAGTACGGTGTGCAG GTGACCGACTCTGCATACGTTGTGGCCAGCATGGGGACCATGACTCGTATGGGCACACCTGTGCTCAACAAACTGTCCGAAGGGGCGGAGTTTGTCCGCTGTCAGCACTCTGTGGGACGGCCTTTACCGCTCAAAG CCCCTCTGGTCAACTCGTGGCCCTGTAACCCCGAGAAGGTGCTGATCTCTCACCTGCCGGACACCAGGCAGATCATGTCCTTCGGCAGTGGCTACGGAGGCAACTCTCTCCTGGGGAAGAAGTGCTTTGCCCTCCGCATCGCGTCGCGCATCGCCAAGGACGAAGGCTGGCTGGCCGAACACATGCTG aTCCTGGGCATCACCAACCCTCAGGGGGTGAAGCGCTACGTGGCGGCGGCCTTCCCCAGTGCCTGTGGTAAAACCAACCTGGCCATGATGAAACCAGCTCTGCCCGGCTGGAAGGTGGAGTGTGTGGGCGACGACATTGCGTGGATGAAGTTCGACAGTcaag GGAAGCTGAGAGCCATCAACCCGGAGAACGGTTTCTTCGGCGTGGCCCCCGGCACCTCCAACAAGACCAACCCTTACGCCATGGCCACCATCGCCAAAAACACTGTGTTCACCAACGTGGGCGAGACCAGCGATGGAGGAGTGTGGTGGGAGGGCCTCGACCCCCCTCCGGCCGGGGTCACGCTCACGGACTGGCACGGAAAAACCTGGCAGAAAG GAAGCTCGACCCAGTGTGCCCACCCCAATTCCCGCTTCTGTGCTCCGGCGGCTCAGTGTCCCATCATTGACCCCCAGTGGGAGAGTGCGGAGGGCGTTCCCATCGACGCCATCATCTTCGGTGGCAGGAGGCCGGAAG GAGTCCCTCTGGTGTACGAGTCTTTTAATTGGCAACACGGAGTCTTTATTGGAGCTTCTATGAGGTCTGAAGCCACGGCGGCTGCTGAGCATCAAG GCAAGGTGATCATGCACGACCCCTTCGCCATGCGGCCGTTCTTCGGTTACAACTTCGGCGACTACCTCGCTCACTGGCTGAGCATGCAGACCCGGAAGGCCCCCACTCACCTGCCCAAGATCTTCCACGTAAACTGGTTCAGGAAGAACCCGGCGAACGGCGCCTTCCTGTGGCCCGGGTTCGGCGAGAACGCGCGCGCCCTGGAGTGGATCTTCAAGCGCTGCGgccgggagagggaggaggaggcggccaaGAGGAGCATCATCGGCTGGCTGCCAGAGGATGGCGCCATCGACACCAAAGGTCTGGGCAGCGATGTGGATATGGGGGCCCTGTTCGACGTGCCCAGGTCTTTCTGGCAGAAGGAGACGAAGGAGTTGAGAGCCTACTTCTCCCAGCAAGTTGGAGCCGATCTACCTGCtcaggtggaggcggagcttaagGCGCTGGAGGAGCGAGTGCACAAGTAG
- the LOC120811741 gene encoding vascular cell adhesion protein 1-like isoform X1 — MADQSVRMVTAIVLHSVFFLSVCFTGASADCSEDSGLFITAPKEMEALTGSFLQIPCNFSVKQGLEFNSTTTTFGVWIINNFGQHPNNVIFNSSGTVSTYPMSFTGDLSQKNCTTLFSSLKTTYTDTYYFRVENRPLLATAVCDVLQITVNDSPPKPRIEISGDVKEKESVSISCSASTPCPHSPPQLTWNQPDSHLMMEENTDGTFTTRIQKSITLSHEQDGFIINCSARYPVNEGKDVKTSEERKTLSVSYAPKNTSVSICPSGRVSAGSRVILTCSSRAKPPVSRFTWFKTSRDAPIKVSEGDFYSFNVTDGRVYYCVATNQLGDQTSSEIHLTIGDSPPKPRIEISGDVKEKESVSISCSASTPCPHSPPQLTWNLQPDSHHMMEENTDGTFTTRIQKSITLSHEHDGFIISCSARYPVNEGKDVKTSEERKTLNVSYAPKDTSVSICPSGRVSAGSRVILTCSSRAKPPVSRFTWFKTSRDAPIKVSEGDFYSFNVTDEGVYYCVATNQLGNQTSSEIHLTIGGGVNYPLLGAVLGGIIGIIVLIGLVVFVWRLKSPHPTAHQSQNQPVGETVTTEEGDVHYGEINFSRLRSGPSSVSEQDGGQQEDTLYAQVKVSKAADNVTRTAGVPEDLYAQVKRK, encoded by the exons ATGGCCGACCAGTCTGTTAGGATGGTGACAGCCATCGTGTTGCACagtgtcttcttcctctcag TTTGTTTCACAGGTGCTTCTGCTGATTGTTCTGAGGATTCAGGTCTATTCATCACTGCACCAAAAGAGATGGAAGCACTGACTGGATCTTTTTTGCAAATTCCATGTAACTTCAGTGTTAAACAAGGACTGGAATtcaacagcacaacaacaacctttGGAGTGTGGATTATAAATAACTTTGGCCAACATccaaataatgtgattttcaaCAGTAGTGGGACAGTTTCCACATATCCGATGAGTTTTACTGGAGACTTGAGTCAGAAAAACTGCACAACTTTATTTTccagtttaaaaacaacatacacagacacatactACTTCAGGGTTGAGAACCGGCCACTTCTGGCAACAGCTGTTTGTGATGTTCTTCAAATAACAGTTAATG ATTCTCCTCCAAAGCCCAGGATTGAGATCTCAGGTgatgtgaaggagaaggagtctGTCTCTATCAGCTGCTCAGCTTCCACTCCCTGtccacactctcctcctcaactCACCTGGAACCAACCAGACTCTCACCTCatgatggaggaaaacacagatgGAACCTTCACAACTAGAATCCAGAAGAGCATCACTCTGTCACATGAACAAGATGGATTCATCATCAACTGTTCTGCCAGATAtcctgtgaatgaaggaaaagatgTAAAGAcgtcagaggagagaaagactctcagtgtttcat ATGCTCCCAAGAACACCTCggtgtccatctgtccatcagGTCGGGTGTCAGCAGGTAGCCGGGTGATCCTGACCTGCTCCAGCAGAGCCAAACCTCCTGTGAGCCGCTTCACCTGGTTCAAGACCAGCAGAGATGCACCAATCAAAGTATCTGAAGGAGACTTTTACAGCTTCAATGTCACTGATGGAAGAGTTTATTACTGTGTGGCCACCAATCAGCTTGGTGATCAAACATCCTCAGAGATCCATCTGACTATAGGAG ATTCTCCTCCAAAGCCCAGGATTGAGATCTCAGGTgatgtgaaggagaaggagtctGTCTCTATCAGCTGCTCAGCTTCCACTCCCTGtccacactctcctcctcaactCACCTGGAACCTCCAACCAGACTCTCACCACatgatggaggaaaacacagatgGAACCTTCACAACTAGAATCCAGAAGAGCATCACTCTGTCACATGAACATGATGgattcatcatcagctgttctgCCAGATAtcctgtgaatgaaggaaaagatgTAAAGAcgtcagaggagagaaagactctCAATGTttcat ATGCTCCCAAGGACACCTCggtgtccatctgtccatcagGTCGGGTGTCAGCAGGTAGCCGGGTGATCCTGACCTGCTCCAGCAGAGCCAAACCTCCTGTGAGCCGCTTCACCTGGTTCAAGACCAGCAGAGATGCACCAATCAAAGTATCTGAAGGAGACTTTTACAGCTTCAATGTCACTGATGAAGGAGTTTATTACTGTGTGGCCACCAATCAGCTTGGTAATCAAACATCATCAGAGATCCATCTGACTATAGGAG GTGGAGTTAATTATCCACTATTGGGTGCAGTTCTTGGAGGAATCATTGGGATCATCGTGCTCATCGGCCTGGTTGTCTTTGTTTG GCGTTTGAAGTCTCCACATCCAACTGCACATCAGAGTCAG AATCAGCCTGTTGGAGAGACAGTGACAACAGAAGAAGGAGACGTCCACTATGGAGAGATTAACTTCTCGAGGCTCAGATCTGGACCGTCCTCGGTCTCGGAGCAGGACGGTGGACAGCAGGAGGACACGCTGTATGCGCAGGTCAAAGTGTCCAAGGCAGCAGACAACGTCACACGGACTGCTGGCGTCCCAGAGGATCTCTACGCTCAAGTGAAGAGAAAATGA
- the LOC120811741 gene encoding vascular cell adhesion protein 1-like isoform X2, with product MADQSVRMVTAIVLHSVFFLSGASADCSEDSGLFITAPKEMEALTGSFLQIPCNFSVKQGLEFNSTTTTFGVWIINNFGQHPNNVIFNSSGTVSTYPMSFTGDLSQKNCTTLFSSLKTTYTDTYYFRVENRPLLATAVCDVLQITVNDSPPKPRIEISGDVKEKESVSISCSASTPCPHSPPQLTWNQPDSHLMMEENTDGTFTTRIQKSITLSHEQDGFIINCSARYPVNEGKDVKTSEERKTLSVSYAPKNTSVSICPSGRVSAGSRVILTCSSRAKPPVSRFTWFKTSRDAPIKVSEGDFYSFNVTDGRVYYCVATNQLGDQTSSEIHLTIGDSPPKPRIEISGDVKEKESVSISCSASTPCPHSPPQLTWNLQPDSHHMMEENTDGTFTTRIQKSITLSHEHDGFIISCSARYPVNEGKDVKTSEERKTLNVSYAPKDTSVSICPSGRVSAGSRVILTCSSRAKPPVSRFTWFKTSRDAPIKVSEGDFYSFNVTDEGVYYCVATNQLGNQTSSEIHLTIGGGVNYPLLGAVLGGIIGIIVLIGLVVFVWRLKSPHPTAHQSQNQPVGETVTTEEGDVHYGEINFSRLRSGPSSVSEQDGGQQEDTLYAQVKVSKAADNVTRTAGVPEDLYAQVKRK from the exons ATGGCCGACCAGTCTGTTAGGATGGTGACAGCCATCGTGTTGCACagtgtcttcttcctctcag GTGCTTCTGCTGATTGTTCTGAGGATTCAGGTCTATTCATCACTGCACCAAAAGAGATGGAAGCACTGACTGGATCTTTTTTGCAAATTCCATGTAACTTCAGTGTTAAACAAGGACTGGAATtcaacagcacaacaacaacctttGGAGTGTGGATTATAAATAACTTTGGCCAACATccaaataatgtgattttcaaCAGTAGTGGGACAGTTTCCACATATCCGATGAGTTTTACTGGAGACTTGAGTCAGAAAAACTGCACAACTTTATTTTccagtttaaaaacaacatacacagacacatactACTTCAGGGTTGAGAACCGGCCACTTCTGGCAACAGCTGTTTGTGATGTTCTTCAAATAACAGTTAATG ATTCTCCTCCAAAGCCCAGGATTGAGATCTCAGGTgatgtgaaggagaaggagtctGTCTCTATCAGCTGCTCAGCTTCCACTCCCTGtccacactctcctcctcaactCACCTGGAACCAACCAGACTCTCACCTCatgatggaggaaaacacagatgGAACCTTCACAACTAGAATCCAGAAGAGCATCACTCTGTCACATGAACAAGATGGATTCATCATCAACTGTTCTGCCAGATAtcctgtgaatgaaggaaaagatgTAAAGAcgtcagaggagagaaagactctcagtgtttcat ATGCTCCCAAGAACACCTCggtgtccatctgtccatcagGTCGGGTGTCAGCAGGTAGCCGGGTGATCCTGACCTGCTCCAGCAGAGCCAAACCTCCTGTGAGCCGCTTCACCTGGTTCAAGACCAGCAGAGATGCACCAATCAAAGTATCTGAAGGAGACTTTTACAGCTTCAATGTCACTGATGGAAGAGTTTATTACTGTGTGGCCACCAATCAGCTTGGTGATCAAACATCCTCAGAGATCCATCTGACTATAGGAG ATTCTCCTCCAAAGCCCAGGATTGAGATCTCAGGTgatgtgaaggagaaggagtctGTCTCTATCAGCTGCTCAGCTTCCACTCCCTGtccacactctcctcctcaactCACCTGGAACCTCCAACCAGACTCTCACCACatgatggaggaaaacacagatgGAACCTTCACAACTAGAATCCAGAAGAGCATCACTCTGTCACATGAACATGATGgattcatcatcagctgttctgCCAGATAtcctgtgaatgaaggaaaagatgTAAAGAcgtcagaggagagaaagactctCAATGTttcat ATGCTCCCAAGGACACCTCggtgtccatctgtccatcagGTCGGGTGTCAGCAGGTAGCCGGGTGATCCTGACCTGCTCCAGCAGAGCCAAACCTCCTGTGAGCCGCTTCACCTGGTTCAAGACCAGCAGAGATGCACCAATCAAAGTATCTGAAGGAGACTTTTACAGCTTCAATGTCACTGATGAAGGAGTTTATTACTGTGTGGCCACCAATCAGCTTGGTAATCAAACATCATCAGAGATCCATCTGACTATAGGAG GTGGAGTTAATTATCCACTATTGGGTGCAGTTCTTGGAGGAATCATTGGGATCATCGTGCTCATCGGCCTGGTTGTCTTTGTTTG GCGTTTGAAGTCTCCACATCCAACTGCACATCAGAGTCAG AATCAGCCTGTTGGAGAGACAGTGACAACAGAAGAAGGAGACGTCCACTATGGAGAGATTAACTTCTCGAGGCTCAGATCTGGACCGTCCTCGGTCTCGGAGCAGGACGGTGGACAGCAGGAGGACACGCTGTATGCGCAGGTCAAAGTGTCCAAGGCAGCAGACAACGTCACACGGACTGCTGGCGTCCCAGAGGATCTCTACGCTCAAGTGAAGAGAAAATGA
- the LOC120811696 gene encoding phosphoenolpyruvate carboxykinase, cytosolic [GTP] isoform X1 encodes MEKNALAKSTTGQNGKVIMHDPFAMRPFFGYNFGDYLAHWLSMQTRKAPTHLPKIFHVNWFRKNPANGAFLWPGFGENARALEWIFKRCGREREEEAAKRSIIGWLPEDGAIDTKGLGSDVDMGALFDVPRSFWQKETKELRAYFSQQVGADLPAQMEAELKALEERVHK; translated from the exons ATGGAGAAAAATGCATTAGCCAAATCAACTACTGGACAAAATG GCAAGGTGATCATGCACGACCCCTTCGCCATGCGGCCGTTCTTCGGTTACAACTTCGGCGACTACCTCGCTCACTGGCTGAGCATGCAGACCCGGAAGGCCCCCACTCACCTGCCCAAGATCTTCCACGTAAACTGGTTCAGGAAGAACCCGGCGAACGGCGCCTTCCTGTGGCCCGGGTTCGGCGAGAACGCGCGCGCCCTGGAGTGGATCTTCAAGCGCTGCGgccgggagagggaggaggaggcggccaaGAGGAGCATCATCGGCTGGCTGCCAGAGGATGGCGCCATCGACACCAAAGGTCTGGGCAGCGATGTGGATATGGGGGCCCTGTTCGACGTGCCCAGGTCTTTCTGGCAGAAGGAGACGAAGGAGTTGAGAGCCTACTTCTCCCAGCAAGTTGGAGCCGATCTCCCTGCTCagatggaggcggagcttaaGGCGCTGGAGGAGCGAGTGCACAAGTAG
- the LOC120811696 gene encoding phosphoenolpyruvate carboxykinase, cytosolic [GTP] isoform X2, which produces MHDPFAMRPFFGYNFGDYLAHWLSMQTRKAPTHLPKIFHVNWFRKNPANGAFLWPGFGENARALEWIFKRCGREREEEAAKRSIIGWLPEDGAIDTKGLGSDVDMGALFDVPRSFWQKETKELRAYFSQQVGADLPAQMEAELKALEERVHK; this is translated from the coding sequence ATGCACGACCCCTTCGCCATGCGGCCGTTCTTCGGTTACAACTTCGGCGACTACCTCGCTCACTGGCTGAGCATGCAGACCCGGAAGGCCCCCACTCACCTGCCCAAGATCTTCCACGTAAACTGGTTCAGGAAGAACCCGGCGAACGGCGCCTTCCTGTGGCCCGGGTTCGGCGAGAACGCGCGCGCCCTGGAGTGGATCTTCAAGCGCTGCGgccgggagagggaggaggaggcggccaaGAGGAGCATCATCGGCTGGCTGCCAGAGGATGGCGCCATCGACACCAAAGGTCTGGGCAGCGATGTGGATATGGGGGCCCTGTTCGACGTGCCCAGGTCTTTCTGGCAGAAGGAGACGAAGGAGTTGAGAGCCTACTTCTCCCAGCAAGTTGGAGCCGATCTCCCTGCTCagatggaggcggagcttaaGGCGCTGGAGGAGCGAGTGCACAAGTAG